In a genomic window of Virgibacillus sp. SK37:
- a CDS encoding endonuclease III domain-containing protein has translation MSENYYGIYEKLLERYGTQSWWPADSPFEMLIGSILVQNTSWRNVEKALVQLKPFLSPDQIERMTQEELARLIRPSGFFNVKAKRIKAFLAWFRLYDYKVENLKKKDREELRDQLLRINGIGRETADVMLLYAFDKPIFVVDAYARRIFYRLGYNMPISYDEFRFILEKELPLDLFLMNEYHALLVEHAKVHCKSNPICNGCPLLDICARRLE, from the coding sequence ATGTCCGAAAACTACTATGGAATTTATGAAAAACTATTAGAAAGATACGGGACCCAGAGTTGGTGGCCTGCTGACAGTCCATTTGAAATGCTTATTGGATCTATTCTTGTTCAGAATACGAGCTGGCGAAATGTTGAAAAAGCATTGGTACAATTGAAGCCTTTCTTATCGCCTGACCAAATTGAGAGAATGACTCAGGAAGAGTTAGCTCGGTTAATACGTCCAAGCGGTTTCTTTAATGTGAAAGCAAAACGGATTAAAGCCTTTCTGGCTTGGTTTCGGTTATATGATTATAAGGTGGAAAATTTAAAAAAGAAGGATAGGGAAGAGTTAAGGGATCAATTATTGAGAATCAATGGTATCGGAAGAGAGACGGCAGATGTGATGTTGCTTTATGCATTTGATAAACCAATATTTGTGGTTGATGCATATGCAAGACGTATTTTCTATCGATTAGGTTATAATATGCCTATATCCTATGATGAATTTCGCTTCATATTAGAGAAAGAATTACCATTAGATTTATTTTTAATGAATGAATATCACGCTCTATTGGTAGAACATGCAAAAGTTCATTGTAAAAGTAACCCAATATGCAATGGATGTCCATTGCTTGACATCTGTGCACGTCGACTGGAATAA
- a CDS encoding PstS family phosphate ABC transporter substrate-binding protein gives MKFKSFLLLILGAAFAILLAACGTDKEKNESSSESASAESGKDTKDTSSELEGNVVIDGSGTVYPLMSRIAEEYMITEQQGVSVEVSRAGTSAGFEKFLMKDGTDFNDASRKIKEEEQAKADELGIETKELKVALDGLTFVIHPDNDWATEMTPEEIKSIFLADGGVEKWSDINPDWPDEKINAVGPNENHGTYEFFYENILEEKDLVSDVNLQQEYSTLVTLVSEDVNAIGFFGFGYYVNNKDKLQAVSVDFGNGPVEPSLDTIAEDGEYADFTRPVFTYLNVNHAKEKPEVLDYALYVMNNVNTFAGETGFAPIPNGEAESLIEELEALKK, from the coding sequence ATGAAATTTAAGTCATTTTTACTACTTATACTAGGAGCTGCATTCGCGATACTGCTAGCAGCATGTGGGACAGACAAAGAGAAAAATGAAAGTTCTTCTGAAAGTGCAAGTGCGGAGAGCGGGAAAGATACGAAAGATACTTCCTCTGAATTGGAAGGAAATGTTGTTATTGATGGTTCTGGTACGGTGTATCCATTAATGTCCCGCATCGCTGAGGAGTATATGATAACAGAACAACAAGGTGTTTCTGTTGAAGTAAGTCGCGCAGGAACTAGTGCAGGTTTTGAAAAATTTCTAATGAAAGATGGCACGGATTTCAATGATGCCTCTCGTAAAATAAAAGAAGAAGAGCAAGCAAAGGCAGATGAACTTGGTATTGAAACAAAAGAATTAAAAGTAGCTTTAGACGGATTAACCTTCGTTATCCACCCAGACAATGACTGGGCAACTGAAATGACACCGGAAGAGATTAAAAGCATTTTCCTGGCAGATGGCGGGGTTGAAAAATGGTCAGACATTAATCCCGATTGGCCCGATGAAAAAATTAATGCTGTAGGACCTAATGAAAACCATGGAACTTATGAGTTTTTCTATGAAAATATTTTAGAAGAAAAAGATCTTGTAAGTGATGTTAATTTACAACAAGAATACTCCACTTTAGTAACACTAGTTTCTGAAGATGTGAACGCGATTGGATTCTTCGGTTTTGGATACTATGTGAATAACAAGGATAAATTGCAAGCAGTAAGCGTAGATTTTGGAAACGGCCCAGTAGAACCTTCGCTTGACACGATTGCAGAAGATGGAGAATATGCGGACTTTACCCGACCCGTGTTTACCTACTTGAACGTAAATCATGCTAAAGAAAAGCCTGAAGTACTCGATTATGCTTTATATGTAATGAATAACGTAAACACATTTGCAGGAGAAACAGGCTTTGCTCCTATTCCGAATGGAGAAGCAGAGTCATTAATTGAAGAACTTGAAGCATTAAAAAAATAA
- the pstC gene encoding phosphate ABC transporter permease subunit PstC encodes MAAQPEFKQQPGDIKNIIEHKKQRNSLASASEKLIPTILFIIASISILTTAGIVVTLLTETIAFFQQVPFGEFFTGKILKPLSQNPEFGILPLINGTIISSLIAIIIAGPIGIMTAVYLSEYASERVRKILKPLLEILAGIPTIVYGFFAFTFVTPILREIIPGMGATNILSPGLVMGVMIIPMIASLSEDALISVPNSMREGALAMGATKLETTFRVVIPAALSGIIASFVLGISRAIGETMIVTIASGSSKNFTFDVTQSMQTMTAYIVEVAGGDAPAGSTIYYSLYAVAMTLFIFTLLMNVLARYVSRRFREEY; translated from the coding sequence ATGGCAGCCCAACCCGAATTTAAGCAGCAGCCTGGAGATATCAAAAATATTATTGAACATAAAAAACAAAGAAATAGCCTGGCTTCTGCCAGCGAGAAGCTTATACCGACAATCCTTTTCATTATTGCTTCCATTTCCATCCTTACAACAGCCGGTATTGTTGTAACATTGCTGACCGAAACGATTGCTTTTTTTCAACAAGTACCGTTTGGAGAATTTTTCACTGGAAAAATACTGAAACCTCTAAGTCAAAATCCGGAGTTCGGTATACTCCCTTTAATCAACGGTACAATTATTTCATCCCTTATCGCCATAATAATTGCCGGTCCAATTGGTATTATGACGGCAGTGTATTTAAGTGAATATGCTTCTGAAAGAGTTAGAAAAATCTTAAAGCCATTGTTGGAGATACTTGCAGGAATTCCAACCATTGTCTATGGGTTCTTTGCATTTACATTTGTTACACCTATTTTAAGAGAAATTATCCCCGGAATGGGAGCTACGAACATTCTAAGCCCCGGCTTGGTAATGGGAGTAATGATTATCCCAATGATCGCTTCCTTATCCGAAGATGCCCTTATCTCTGTACCAAATAGCATGAGGGAAGGGGCATTAGCTATGGGCGCTACAAAGCTGGAGACAACTTTTCGGGTAGTTATCCCAGCAGCTTTATCAGGGATTATTGCTTCCTTTGTATTAGGTATTTCACGTGCGATAGGAGAAACAATGATCGTCACCATTGCTAGTGGAAGTTCTAAAAATTTCACCTTTGATGTTACACAGTCTATGCAAACAATGACTGCATATATTGTAGAAGTCGCAGGAGGAGACGCTCCAGCCGGTTCTACGATTTACTATAGTTTATATGCTGTTGCAATGACATTGTTTATTTTTACACTTCTAATGAATGTACTCGCAAGGTATGTTTCTCGTCGATTCAGGGAGGAATATTAA
- the pstA gene encoding phosphate ABC transporter permease PstA: MLKYIDQADVQKRMNYRIWKNSLCKALFLFAAMFGLIVLAILLVRVFFQGVNWIDMEFIASKLSTNADRAGIMGAILGTFWLMVVVIPATLIIGIGTAIYLELYAKKGRMQALVQTNIANLAGVPSIVYGLLGLTVFVRAMDFGNIVLAGGLTLSLLVLPIVIVAAQEAIRSLPQHLSEASYGMGATKWQTVKNVVLPAALPSILTGSILAFSRAIGETAPLTVIGIPALLIPFPGGIMDTFTVLPMQIYYWTLDSSLVAEYANLAAATIVVLLLMLFILNFIAVLIRNKFQKRY, from the coding sequence ATGTTGAAATATATTGATCAAGCGGACGTACAAAAGAGAATGAATTACCGTATTTGGAAAAATAGTTTATGTAAAGCTTTATTCTTGTTTGCAGCCATGTTCGGATTGATTGTATTGGCGATATTATTAGTTCGTGTATTTTTTCAAGGTGTTAATTGGATTGATATGGAGTTTATTGCAAGTAAACTTTCTACAAATGCTGACAGAGCTGGGATTATGGGAGCAATACTAGGAACATTCTGGCTTATGGTTGTTGTCATTCCTGCAACATTAATTATTGGGATAGGTACTGCAATCTATCTTGAACTTTATGCTAAAAAAGGACGAATGCAAGCTCTTGTACAAACAAATATTGCAAACTTAGCAGGTGTACCTTCCATTGTTTACGGTTTATTAGGATTAACTGTATTTGTGAGAGCAATGGATTTCGGCAATATTGTGCTTGCAGGAGGGCTTACACTTTCTCTACTTGTCCTACCTATTGTAATTGTAGCTGCACAGGAAGCCATTCGTTCTCTCCCTCAGCATTTGAGTGAAGCCTCTTATGGAATGGGAGCAACAAAATGGCAAACAGTAAAAAATGTCGTGCTCCCAGCAGCTTTACCGAGCATTCTAACAGGTTCCATACTTGCCTTTTCCCGTGCAATCGGGGAAACTGCACCGTTGACTGTTATTGGCATTCCTGCACTGCTCATTCCATTTCCAGGTGGAATTATGGATACATTCACCGTATTGCCAATGCAAATATATTATTGGACATTGGACTCATCCCTTGTAGCTGAATATGCCAACCTGGCTGCAGCTACCATTGTAGTACTTCTGCTGATGCTGTTTATACTAAACTTTATTGCAGTTCTAATCAGAAACAAATTTCAAAAGAGATATTAA
- the pstB gene encoding phosphate ABC transporter ATP-binding protein PstB, with protein MTRLLTRPIPTNKTVYQTEDLNLWYGLTHALKEINLSIYEKEVTAIIGPSGCGKSTFLKTLNRMVELVPTVRTSGTISYQGRNILDKSFRPEELRTRVGMVFQKPNPFPKSIYENVAYGPKIHGIRNKKILDQIVEQSLRGASIWDEVKDRLKENAYGLSGGQQQRLCIARCLAIEPNVILMDEPTSALDPKSTLRVEELIQKLKKDYSIVIVTHNMQQAARISDKTAFFLNGEVVEYDNTDIIFNNPTDHRTEDYIAGRFG; from the coding sequence ATGACAAGGCTACTCACAAGACCAATTCCTACGAATAAAACAGTATATCAAACGGAAGATTTAAATCTATGGTATGGATTAACACACGCCCTTAAGGAAATTAATTTATCCATTTATGAAAAGGAAGTAACTGCTATCATTGGCCCATCAGGATGCGGGAAATCCACTTTCCTAAAAACTCTTAATCGTATGGTAGAACTGGTTCCAACAGTGAGAACTTCGGGGACCATCAGCTACCAAGGCAGAAATATTCTGGATAAGTCTTTTAGACCAGAGGAGCTAAGGACCCGTGTTGGTATGGTATTTCAGAAACCAAACCCATTTCCAAAATCTATTTATGAAAACGTGGCCTATGGACCTAAAATTCATGGGATTCGCAATAAAAAAATTCTCGATCAAATTGTGGAACAAAGCTTACGTGGAGCTTCCATATGGGATGAAGTAAAGGATCGCCTAAAAGAAAATGCATACGGCCTCTCTGGAGGGCAGCAACAGCGCTTATGCATCGCACGTTGTCTTGCTATTGAGCCAAATGTCATTTTAATGGATGAACCGACATCCGCGCTTGATCCAAAGTCTACTTTACGAGTAGAAGAATTAATTCAGAAATTAAAAAAAGATTATTCCATTGTTATTGTTACTCATAACATGCAGCAAGCTGCCAGGATTTCTGATAAAACAGCCTTCTTTTTAAACGGGGAGGTAGTCGAATATGATAACACAGACATTATTTTTAATAACCCTACGGATCACCGTACAGAAGACTATATTGCAGGACGATTTGGATAA
- a CDS encoding potassium/proton antiporter — protein sequence MAVETLIFLFTAMLLMGVLATKFSTRLGLPALVLFLLVGMGLNRFVFFENVELSQLIGIMALIIILFEGGTQTKWNHIRPVLGAASILSTIGVLITTILTGFAAMYILDFSLLEGMLFGAIVGSTDAAAVFSVLGNKNIKRKLTSTLEAESGSNDPMAVFLTVAFIEMIQIPDSSIWSAVGSFFIQMGLGLLLGFLLGKLTVLVINRIKLDTAGLYPVLALAMATLTYILTDTLGGSGLLAVYVMAVYVGNNDLMYRFTILRFNEGFAWMMQILMFILLGLLVFPTQLLDVFWQGIILSIILMFLSRPIAVFLSMIFLKYSIKEKLFVSWSGLKGAVPIVLATYPIVADIPNSQTIFNAVFFVVMISALVQGSSLSWLASKLGLTEDKTKNLMPSLEIINLGTTDSEIMEVFITSNSPALDTSLIDLELPANTLIIGVIRNDELITPSGNTIIKDGDTLYVLSNKKSRDKAKSVLMGKKIKEKEIKKASKRKHKQK from the coding sequence ATGGCTGTTGAAACATTGATCTTTTTATTCACTGCAATGCTCCTTATGGGCGTCTTAGCCACTAAATTCTCCACCCGTTTAGGTCTTCCTGCCTTAGTCCTCTTCTTACTCGTAGGAATGGGCCTAAATCGTTTTGTCTTCTTTGAAAATGTAGAGCTTTCGCAGCTTATTGGAATAATGGCATTAATTATCATTTTGTTTGAAGGTGGTACCCAAACAAAATGGAATCACATCCGTCCCGTGTTAGGGGCAGCAAGTATCCTTTCCACCATCGGCGTACTAATTACTACAATTCTCACTGGCTTTGCTGCCATGTATATCCTGGACTTCTCGCTATTGGAAGGCATGTTATTTGGAGCCATTGTTGGTTCTACTGATGCAGCAGCTGTTTTCTCCGTGCTGGGTAATAAAAACATCAAGCGCAAATTAACCTCTACCTTGGAAGCGGAATCTGGCTCCAATGACCCTATGGCGGTCTTCCTTACTGTTGCATTTATAGAAATGATACAAATTCCCGATTCATCCATATGGTCTGCTGTTGGCAGCTTTTTTATACAAATGGGACTTGGGTTGCTCCTTGGGTTCTTACTCGGTAAATTAACTGTTTTAGTAATCAACCGGATTAAGCTTGATACTGCAGGTCTATACCCTGTGCTTGCACTAGCAATGGCTACGCTAACCTATATACTAACCGACACTTTAGGAGGAAGCGGGTTACTTGCTGTTTATGTGATGGCTGTATATGTAGGGAACAATGACCTTATGTACCGTTTTACCATATTACGATTTAACGAAGGATTTGCTTGGATGATGCAAATTCTCATGTTTATTCTTTTAGGCTTACTTGTTTTTCCAACTCAATTACTGGATGTTTTTTGGCAAGGTATTATCTTGTCTATTATTCTCATGTTCTTATCGCGGCCTATTGCTGTCTTCCTATCCATGATTTTTCTGAAGTACAGTATAAAGGAAAAACTGTTTGTCTCCTGGTCCGGGTTAAAAGGTGCGGTTCCTATCGTATTAGCTACCTACCCTATTGTTGCTGATATTCCAAACAGTCAAACTATATTTAATGCTGTATTTTTCGTTGTGATGATTTCAGCACTTGTTCAAGGGAGCAGCTTGTCTTGGCTCGCAAGTAAACTTGGACTGACAGAAGATAAGACTAAAAACTTAATGCCCAGCCTGGAAATCATTAATCTTGGAACAACCGACTCAGAAATTATGGAAGTATTTATCACGAGCAACTCACCAGCATTGGATACTTCCCTCATCGATTTAGAGCTCCCGGCAAATACACTTATTATCGGAGTGATCCGTAATGATGAACTGATTACCCCCTCTGGTAATACGATCATTAAAGATGGAGATACCTTATATGTACTAAGCAATAAGAAAAGCAGAGATAAAGCCAAAAGTGTATTAATGGGAAAAAAGATAAAGGAAAAAGAAATTAAAAAAGCGAGTAAAAGAAAGCATAAACAAAAATAA
- a CDS encoding N-acetylmuramoyl-L-alanine amidase — translation MKLYLDPGHGGTDPGAVGNGLREKEIALDIALRIQKLIIANYVNVEVKMSRTKDSTISLQQRTNEANKWKADFFLSIHCNAFNGKGKGYEDFIYRGLSELSKTRRYQSILHQEISKVNQLANRGRKSANFHVLRETSMAALLTENGFIDNKDDAILMKKISWRQQVALGHVNGIAKAFQLKRTKTTTKTTLYRVIGGSFTERANAEKRLQSIVKAGIKDAYIEKN, via the coding sequence ATGAAATTATATTTAGATCCAGGACATGGTGGTACAGATCCAGGGGCAGTAGGAAATGGTTTACGGGAAAAGGAGATTGCATTGGATATTGCGCTGCGTATTCAAAAATTAATTATCGCAAATTACGTTAATGTAGAAGTAAAAATGAGTCGTACGAAAGATTCCACGATAAGTCTTCAGCAGCGAACAAATGAGGCGAACAAATGGAAAGCTGATTTTTTTCTTTCCATTCATTGCAATGCGTTTAACGGGAAGGGTAAAGGCTATGAAGATTTCATCTATCGTGGTCTATCAGAGCTATCCAAAACAAGGAGATACCAAAGCATTTTGCATCAAGAAATTTCTAAAGTAAACCAGCTTGCTAATCGGGGAAGGAAATCAGCAAATTTCCATGTACTAAGAGAAACCTCAATGGCTGCACTCCTCACAGAAAATGGATTTATTGACAACAAAGATGATGCTATTTTAATGAAAAAAATCTCTTGGCGCCAACAAGTTGCGCTAGGTCATGTAAATGGGATAGCAAAGGCCTTTCAGCTAAAGCGTACAAAAACTACTACAAAAACAACTTTGTACCGCGTCATCGGTGGATCATTTACAGAACGAGCAAATGCAGAAAAACGATTACAATCGATTGTGAAGGCAGGAATAAAAGATGCTTATATAGAAAAGAATTAA